A region of the Hydra vulgaris chromosome 12, alternate assembly HydraT2T_AEP genome:
gtattatgtatatattaagtGTATTATGTTGTTTGCTGGTGATGCACAAAAAAGTTTGTgcgtgtattttttttttttttttttttttttttgaatactttaatTTCAGGTGTGCAAAATAATagttaatgtatattttaaattaaattatttacaataatttattaacttatttagttaagaattagttttattaacagttactatgaaatttgttgaattaaaaagaaaatatttatttttttaggaaaaatggAGCGTAACGTAAATTGTTtcgaagaaaaaagaaatttaattaaaaatttacaaaagaaacTTCATATTTAATGGACTGTTCAATTAATATCGTTtgcaatcaattaaaaaaaatacactggAAACACGTGGCCGAAAAATGAAAACGTCTAGAAGAGATGAAAACGTTGTCAGGCTGTCAAGCAAAAACTctattaaaaaatgacaaaaaatgacGGTATTTTGAGGGGGAAATGACAGcaaatgacaaaaaatgacaagtttcattgaaaaaatgaaaagttcaacaactatttttaaaaacaaaacaaatctgAAGTCATCAAAAATgtctaaattaatataaaataaattaacataatattaaaacagcaaataactttttttgacaattctgctttgattttttgaaacaatcAAACTATCCATTTCactttttcgttttttaacCAATATTTACTCTTAACTCTTTTTGTTCATTTCTATGCGCCGTAGCATtttcaagatttctttttttgcacTGTTTATCATTTCATGGGCAATTTTTATACCTATCATGTCTTTTTTATTGATGGCAATTTACATAGACTTGATCACTTCATCTACCATTCTCTGAGCAAGCTGAAACTCTAGATCTGcatttttctcattttcaagatttttttctctttgatctgttttttttttttttattaaactttttcaagCATTTCCTTGTGTTGTTTTTCTTTGTCAATAAATTCTTGCttatgaatataatttattcttttttcttctcCTTCCtcagctttcttttttttttatatatattctgtgAGCATTTTGCACTGCTTGAACAACGTCTTTAAAGAGAGAGAATCATTATTATATGCTGCATTGCAAATTCTTGCATACTCCTTTGATATTCTGATAGCCATTAATAATTCATCATTTAGTTTTACTCGCTctgaagtaaatgttttattatctgATAAACTTCGCTCTGACTAGCGTTTCATTCTGAATAGTTAAACAGCTCTTAGCAACTTTAATGAGATAGAGATACATAGTTTTTCCATTGTCAAGCAAACAAGTTAAACCTTTTAATACCTGCGAATCAAGctgaagctttttttttattgaattttacaacGGCTACCCATCCATCTCTCATTTGCTGTGAGCagatatttcctttttattcacatgaaatttttttatctgaaaattaCATATTTACCTTTGAAACTCAACATCAGTcagaaataaataacttttttgataaaatatcaagaaaagaATAAAGTATTCAATAACCAATCCAACAAACATTAGTTTGTATTtactctaaaataaaatgtaacaatatatcaaaaagtACTTGGTTTTTAGCTCGCCAaaatccattttatttaaaggtgGATAGTTGAAtcagaaaaatcaatttttaaaagatttttggatAGTTTGCCATTAACAGCAGGTTTAAGAAAACGCATCAATGATATTAAAAAGtctttcattttataaaataaagtatgaaTAGGTGGTCCTTCATCTTGGAATATGGTtaagtatttttcaaataagGGAGCTATACCCATAAAAAATTTGACGGACACAAGTAactcctaaaataattaattgtatctaataaaagaaatttaaaaaaaacctaaacttattaaattacattttcatttttctaaagAGTTCTCTGAATTCTAATATAACGTTTGTTATTTGTCAGAGTCTTTTTATATTCCTTTTGCTTTGGAATAAGctccaaaaaatatttctcaGTATCTTCCTAtcttaatagaaaatttttcaaGTAGCAGAAATAGTATACCACCTAGTATTTATAAAACGAGGAAACAATATTTTATCTTCAATGAAAATGCAATCAgctaatattttgaaatcctCTATTTTCCAGGTTGCATTCTACAACGATAAAAAAACGCATTTCAAACCTGAGCATAACAACTTTtacaatcaactttttattaGCTAATAATGAGtgaaaaacaatttcattttaataataccaaaaataaaattactaataaaagcCATACTTTAAACCAAGCATACCTTATGTACCAAGCATGTAAACCAAATGCAAGCTGCTCAACATTCTCATCTAAAACTATTATAGCTTTTCGAAATGTATTATGCACTGTGTGCAAAGTGCAACTTACAAATTGTAATGATTTATTAAAACCATCGTTATGAAGATCagcatttaaaaacttctaaatGATCTTGTTAATTTTAGGACCATTAGCTGAATATTAAATAGTTGATCCCATGGTAAAGCAAATCTTTCATTATGTTGTATATCTGCAAGCTTTTTTCAGAATCTTCTGTTGTTGCTCTGCCTAAGAACAgcaatgttaaatattttgtaacaaatcggttttttttcttctgaccAAAAACGACATAGAAgaccaatttgtttttttttgctgtgctgtagttgtttcatcaaacattaaagtaaaatcACCTTAACTTATTgcttaatgtaaataataactcATTGCTTAACGTATTGCTTAAAGTAAAAGCACCTTAACTTATTGATTACTAGAACACAGACGTTTCTCTAACAAAGATCCAAGGCCATCTTGAAATACATATGAAGCTTTTTGTTTACTCATACTAACCCCTTGACTTACTATACTATCTGGAAacattctttaaataataatgatgtaTTATCACAATGTCTTAAGGCaaaattgtttactttaaaCAGACATATAGCTTCTGCAGctgaaattttatcatttatagaATACTTTAATTGTACTACTTTCTCTCCTTTGaagagtttttatttgattctaCATAATAATGACGAGCtgcttttgaaaatttaatattagaaaataatttatgttaggTTTTGTAGAATGCTGAAAAAGTGCTTAAAAACCAACTAAACTGTATCTCAAATCGCTAAGACATAGTTTACAGACTGCATAATCATTGTTTTTTTCTCAGcccatagtttaattttaaattgatttttgtcAAGCTTTTCCAGTCAAACCTCATTCCATTTAACCATTATGGCTTTGATCTATTTATTGATTAGTATAAACCTATCTATTGattattatactaaaaattaaaaaatgacaaaaactaacaaaaaaattaacaaaaataaatttaaaaaaaagacccagaaaaaaaaaatgacaacttGACAGCCTGCGTTGTTCTTTACTccaaaagaaattctttttcaaCGTCAAAAGAAATGACTCCTAGTCTGCAAATTGATGCTccgacagttaaaaaaagacttaCTCAAGTTAAAGCCAAGTTACCAAAGAAGTGTCCATTTTTATcaccaaataatattaaaaataggaaaGATGTTGCTAGGGAGCACGTAAGCCAGTTATCTCAAAATGGCGAAATATTCTTTGGTCAGATGAGACCAAAATTAACTTGTTTGGGTCAGATGCACTAAAAAATGTCTGAAAACCAAAAAGAGAAGAATATCATCCTGGATATACCGTAAAAACAGTTTAACATGGCGGaggaaatattaaaatatgggGTTGCTTTTCATGTTATTGAGTAGGATCCTTTTTTAGATTAAAGAAAATATGACCAAagaaatatatctaaatatactGCAGGATGTTATGCTATCGTTCGCAGAAGAAAATCTTTCATTGGCTTGGGTCTATCAACAAGATAATGACCCAAAGCATACTGCGAAGGTAGTAAAATATCGATTTCGTAACGAGAAACTTCGGATTTTTAAAGTGGACAGCCCGATCATCAGGCATAAATCCGAAAGAAAATCTCTGGGCAAACGTAAAAAATGAATTAGGAAAACTTCCTAATTCATTGGAAAAACATTCAAGTGCATggcaaaaattagtttatagcATGTCGAAAAGATGTGCAGCGATAACTGCGAATAAAGGGTATACAACCAAATATTAACAAAtcataagtaaattaaatttttgactaTTATTGTtcattatttctaataaaatatgtacttaattttaaaaataatctaattatatagactagtaaataaagttttttttttgttttgtaattgtttcattacatttaaaatattagttaatggttaaaataactgtataattaaaaactaattaaataaactagatTATTATTAAGTACTTTCTTCATACGAAAAATCAAATTATCTAACAATTACCTTTTATTTTGCACACCactgtatataaaaaagatatcaaaaaacttgttgaatttcactttttaatttttaataccaaAACTGTAGTTTTTGCaatacaatctaaaaaaatgtttacatgaaATAGTTATTGTTTGCAGAATAAAGAATTAGTTTATGGCTTAATTTTATTGGCTTCAATGCAGTAACAGGTCCTTAAATTATCTACTTTACTACTTTAGTTTAGTAGACAAAGAtgcatttaattattattatttttctaaaaaaaagtcgCGTTAACACCCGAGTTTTGCAGCTTCACATATAATATTTCAAGAATTTCTAAACCCAGGCCGATTGCCATTTTTAGCGGTTCggaaaacagtaaaaaaaaaaaaagaaaactttttgtcaTTCTGTTCTTtagtttctaataaaattttatttcatgtaCGACCATTCCAATGAGATACATTTAACATTTTGATCAGTGTCAACATGTGAGAGTACAACTGTTTTTTTAACTGAAGCAGCTAATCTACcataattaattaattcttttgGTGTAAAACCAGTTTCGCAATCTTTAacaagaactataaaaaaagaatggtACCTCAAAGGATCACCTGGGTAAACTAAATAATCACCTCCAAATTTTGCTGCTGATGTAAGAAAATAACCCTTTTTCCAAAAGTATTGAAACACAAGGTTATGCGAATTATGTTTCAAACTAGAAGGAAAACTCATTAATTTCtcaaaaacaatttgatttttcaGTGTTGTAGGTATATGAACTCGCACAGAATTGTGATAATATTCAATATCGTCATCAGTAACATTTAGGTCACAAATTTGATCTTTTTCATTcgattttgggtttttttgatTAACAACGTTTAAGTTATTTGTATCTATTTGAAAAGATTCACTTTTGCAAATATCCAAAGAAACTATTTCTGACTGGTTTTCTTTAATCTTAGTATTTGCTTCGTTTTCTTCGCTATTTGCACGAAGTTCATCCACATTTTGACATTCATGTGCTAATCCTTTtcgtttttttctatttaactttttattatttccatAAAACATTTGCTCTTTTTCAATCTTGCGTTTTTTAAAAAGGAGAATTTGTTCAAGCTCCATTGCGTTCCGTTTATTCCAAAAAGCGTCTACGTTGCAGTCGTTAGAAACAGCTACATCATTTTGtctttcattaaaaagtaatttagcaAAGCCTTCGCTTAAACACAAATAAACTTCCTCTGGCATCAACATTAAAGGCATAGAATTAACGCTGGTCTGCCATGGCTTTCGAGATAATGCACCAACTAAAGTACCACAAATTCTATGTTTCGTCCGAAGCTCATAAACATGTTCCGCATCCCAAACAAAGTAATCACCACCAATACAATGAATAGTTATCAACATTGAACTAATATTCGTGTCCATTTCTAGTTTTGCTTAACTGTAAACAAAGATGAcaacttttaatgcaaaaattaatgCAATTTATTGGCAGCTGCTGCTATTTTTTAGAGAAATATTCAAGTTGTACGCTTCAAGTGTCATattagaataatttataaaagtttcaattgGTTGAAATGCTAGCTTTTGTTACTATGGTAACTAAAtcttttagtaataaaattaacgcaattgaatgttttattgcaataacataaagactataaaataaaactatttactCTACGATAAAATTCAGTAAGTGGCAGATCCAGATGGTAGTCAAGATATGGGGTGGTTTTGACAGAGCCCATAAAGACTGAATGTCAAATATCGACAGATGAATCTGCTTAACTTTATTCATCTACAATGTACACCGAAATGAAGAGGAATCACCGACTACGTTATTCTTTATTTGGATTTGCcactgtaataaaaatattattaacaataactaaaaatagcatacactatatttaaaacatttaactttgcaaatttatattaaaaaataaaaaaaatataaaccattttattaataagagcacattataaaagaaatttaaataacaatgtaaTCAAAGATTAATGGGTAAGAGTTGTGTGTAAAATACTATCGGCTTAGTGTTCGACTCTTAAAACGCTTCTTTTTTCCAAATCTTCCATTTCTTTAAGAAGAGAAGCAATGTTATATCTTAGTTCATGAAATTTCGTATAAGATACCTATAATAGAAGTAAAAATCTTTGTTCAGTTGTTTTGAcggttgatttttaaaattcatattttattttttaaatttttaaataaaaattttaattttaaaaatgtcttgctttgaaaaaaaagattttttcaaagcGAGGCAGTGCTTGTCAATTAAAACAAACGCAGATTTTAGCTATTACTTTGTAAGGTTTAGACTGATAAGATGTATTTTCCtcattcaaattattaaaactaacctttgatcattaaattattatttctaaaatagtaataaattatagaaaaaatattgagtTGTTCTCATTTCAAAATCCTACAAATACTTAGACATACTTTAGTAGATTTTAATATCTTGATGGAATAGCGTTTTCAAATACAGGCTTATTCATTGCGCAACCGGATTTTTTTGTGGAGGCCTACCTTTTTacggcaaaaaaaattatttctccaCGTTCAGACCAGATAAAATGTCATGTcgtttatgatatttatttaaataatggaatataatacaatgttaataaacttatataatttaaacatggAGATTCAGATTTAATTTCAAGcgaatattatatttataaaatttagattaaatgCCATCATGCCAAATAAATGATGTGTATGCTTGTCACACCAACTatcaaagtgaaaaaaaaaaaaaaaaatctagtaaagttaacaaaatatcaGTGTATCGGTTTCCAAGTGATAACGGTGGGCGTGAAAAATGGATAAAAGCTATTTCAAACTCTAATTTGGTTGTTATCAAGTATACTGTTATCTATGAGTTACACTGGCCTCCAAATTTTGATACAGTTATAGTGCGTGGAGGAAAACGTCGactaaaaaaacctttttttgtttgGCTAGGAATACCTTTATCTCAAATTCCAGTTGCTAATCCAACTGAAAGAACTACCAAAAGATCTTTAAGTGGCAAATTAAAAGcatgttttaactttatttttaaattaaaagtatattagaTGATGAGCTAGACACATTTCTTAAAATGGATAAAGCTACTTTTTGTgacattaaaaacaagtttatcaaTAGCAGTGATCACCAATATCCAGTTATATCGTTTATGGTTGATGAAAAAttgtataacaaaaattgttatacaatttttgcaattttttaaaagaatacctTTTTCTgtacttaaaatttatgaaaatcttacctttgaaacattttattatggGATTAAGTGTCACATTTCTAGCTTAACAGTAAATCGAATCATT
Encoded here:
- the LOC105850091 gene encoding tRNA-splicing endonuclease subunit Sen34, whose product is MDTNISSMLITIHCIGGDYFVWDAEHVYELRTKHRICGTLVGALSRKPWQTSVNSMPLMLMPEEVYLCLSEGFAKLLFNERQNDVAVSNDCNVDAFWNKRNAMELEQILLFKKRKIEKEQMFYGNNKKLNRKKRKGLAHECQNVDELRANSEENEANTKIKENQSEIVSLDICKSESFQIDTNNLNVVNQKNPKSNEKDQICDLNVTDDDIEYYHNSVRVHIPTTLKNQIVFEKLMSFPSSLKHNSHNLVFQYFWKKGYFLTSAAKFGGDYLVYPGDPLRYHSFFIVLVKDCETGFTPKELINYGRLAASVKKTVVLSHVDTDQNVKCISLEWSYMK